A single genomic interval of Phycisphaerae bacterium harbors:
- a CDS encoding RDD family protein, which produces MSQVTGPAYKHEDYAGFIRRTAALLFDIILVILASILIGGICISISSSPWTEEQEDAVLAFVFTIAFVLYMLGFRLSLKGTPGYRLFRIRYAYMLDGKPTALVLLFRSFVAVVLLLFFALDHLWILFDEHKQAWHDKLSGFYVVKSKARPCGKQRVTRRIINFMMLTFIVWEAGPETHAGTAAGAT; this is translated from the coding sequence ATGTCACAAGTGACAGGGCCGGCTTACAAACACGAGGACTACGCCGGTTTCATCCGCCGGACGGCAGCGCTGCTTTTCGACATCATTCTGGTGATCCTGGCGTCCATCTTAATAGGCGGAATCTGCATTTCCATCTCATCGAGTCCATGGACTGAGGAGCAGGAGGATGCGGTTCTCGCCTTCGTGTTCACGATAGCTTTCGTGTTGTACATGCTCGGCTTCCGCCTGTCACTGAAGGGCACACCGGGCTATCGACTCTTCAGAATCCGCTATGCCTATATGCTGGACGGCAAACCAACGGCTTTGGTCCTTCTGTTCCGATCGTTCGTGGCGGTGGTTCTTCTGCTGTTCTTCGCACTCGATCATCTGTGGATTCTGTTTGACGAGCACAAACAGGCATGGCACGACAAGCTGAGCGGGTTCTACGTGGTCAAGAGCAAGGCTCGGCCGTGCGGGAAGCAGCGGGTGACACGGCGAATCATCAATTTCATGATGTTGACGTTCATTGTCTGGGAAGCCGGTCCTGAGACTCATGCCGGGACAGCAGCAGGGGCGACGTGA